In Curtobacterium sp. TC1, the following proteins share a genomic window:
- a CDS encoding glycoside hydrolase family 3 protein yields MTRASSTPSPLAERIGALVEQLTTDEKVQLLTGRDFWTTWPIEKIGLRRILMSDGPSGVRGEVWDERDPSLNLPSATALSASWDRAIAKRYGAAAAVEARRKGVDVVLGPTINLHRSPLGGRHFEAFSEDPVLTGDLAASYVDGVQENGVAATPKHYIANDYETDRFTASTEVSDRALRELYLLAFEKAVTEAHAWAIMSSYNSINGVTASEHDLLETPLNSEWGFDGIVVSDWTGVRSVDSAKASQDVAMPGPNQWWSEGPLLAAVQSGDVPIEAIDRKVRRILTLAARVGALEGFEPVAAQPVHVEDGVAFVREAEAEGTVLVRNTGVLPLDAPAVSRIAVIGHNADQARTQGGGSATVVPSQVVSPLDGIRSAFPGATVDYAIGAVVQEGIAEFPLSTITNPGTGEPGARVAFVKGGEELYVEDRRATALFWFGGDAPTREADRLDITTTYTAPSTGTVRIGIGAAGRSRMWIDGELLLDEDVPFEGDQLGAAFLNPPARSVPVEVTAGQDVAIRIEYDVIQDETLGGVLAYQFGTEPSDEDPSVLIDAAVSVARSADVAVVVVGTNSKVESEGYDRSSLALPGHQDDLVRAVAAANPNTVVVVNAGSPVEMPWRNDVAAVLLTWFGGQEYGNALADVLTGAQEPGGRLPTTWPVAMADVPVLDVTPVDGEVSYDEGVHIGYRAWLRAGTEPAYPFGHGLGYTSWTIDGVAATPTVSEGDAVIVTATVANTGARAGKHVVQVYASRESSAVDRPVRWLVGFAPVRLGAGESTEVSIEVPARAFAHWDGAWQYESGAFTLHVGSSVTDESGTAALELE; encoded by the coding sequence GTGACCCGAGCCTCCAGTACGCCCTCGCCCCTCGCTGAGCGCATCGGCGCGCTCGTCGAACAGCTGACGACCGACGAGAAGGTGCAGCTCCTGACCGGGCGCGACTTCTGGACCACCTGGCCGATCGAGAAGATCGGGCTGCGCCGCATCCTGATGTCGGACGGCCCCTCCGGTGTCCGGGGCGAGGTCTGGGACGAGCGCGACCCGTCGCTGAACCTGCCCTCGGCGACCGCGCTGTCGGCGTCGTGGGACCGCGCGATCGCCAAGCGCTACGGCGCCGCAGCAGCCGTCGAGGCCCGCCGCAAGGGCGTCGACGTCGTGCTCGGCCCGACCATCAACCTGCACCGCTCACCGCTCGGCGGTCGTCACTTCGAGGCGTTCAGCGAGGACCCCGTCCTGACCGGCGACCTGGCTGCGTCCTACGTCGACGGCGTGCAGGAGAACGGTGTCGCCGCCACCCCGAAGCACTACATCGCGAACGACTACGAGACCGACCGCTTCACGGCGTCGACCGAGGTGTCCGACCGAGCCCTGCGCGAGCTGTACCTGCTCGCGTTCGAGAAGGCCGTGACCGAGGCGCACGCCTGGGCGATCATGTCGTCGTACAACTCGATCAACGGCGTCACCGCGTCGGAGCACGACCTGCTCGAGACCCCCTTGAACTCGGAGTGGGGCTTCGACGGCATCGTCGTGTCCGACTGGACCGGCGTGCGCTCGGTCGACTCGGCGAAGGCGTCGCAGGACGTCGCGATGCCCGGACCGAACCAGTGGTGGAGCGAGGGGCCGCTGCTCGCCGCCGTGCAGTCCGGCGACGTGCCGATCGAGGCAATCGACCGCAAGGTCCGCCGCATCCTCACCCTCGCCGCCCGCGTCGGCGCGCTCGAGGGCTTCGAGCCCGTGGCCGCGCAGCCCGTGCACGTCGAGGACGGCGTCGCGTTCGTCCGCGAAGCCGAGGCCGAGGGCACCGTCCTCGTCCGCAACACCGGCGTGCTGCCGCTCGACGCGCCGGCCGTCTCGCGCATCGCCGTCATCGGCCACAACGCCGATCAGGCCCGCACGCAGGGCGGTGGCTCGGCCACGGTCGTGCCGTCGCAGGTCGTCTCGCCGCTCGACGGGATCCGTTCGGCGTTCCCGGGTGCCACAGTGGACTACGCGATCGGTGCCGTCGTGCAGGAGGGCATCGCGGAGTTCCCGCTGTCCACCATCACGAACCCCGGCACCGGCGAGCCCGGCGCCCGCGTCGCCTTCGTGAAGGGCGGCGAGGAGCTGTACGTCGAGGACCGCCGCGCCACCGCGCTGTTCTGGTTCGGCGGCGACGCCCCCACGCGTGAAGCCGACCGGCTCGACATCACCACGACCTACACCGCGCCGTCCACCGGCACCGTGCGGATCGGCATCGGCGCGGCCGGCCGGTCGCGCATGTGGATCGACGGCGAGCTGCTGCTCGACGAGGACGTGCCGTTCGAGGGTGACCAGCTCGGTGCGGCGTTCCTCAACCCACCGGCACGGTCGGTGCCCGTCGAGGTGACCGCCGGGCAGGACGTCGCGATCCGCATCGAGTACGACGTCATCCAGGACGAGACCCTCGGCGGGGTGCTCGCGTACCAGTTCGGCACCGAGCCCAGCGACGAGGACCCGTCCGTGCTGATCGACGCGGCGGTGTCCGTGGCCCGATCCGCAGACGTCGCCGTGGTGGTCGTCGGCACGAACTCGAAGGTCGAGTCCGAGGGCTACGACCGCTCGTCGCTCGCGCTGCCCGGCCACCAGGACGACCTGGTCCGCGCCGTCGCCGCGGCGAACCCGAACACGGTCGTCGTCGTGAACGCCGGCTCGCCCGTCGAGATGCCGTGGCGGAACGACGTCGCCGCGGTCCTGCTCACCTGGTTCGGCGGTCAGGAGTACGGCAACGCACTCGCCGACGTGCTCACCGGCGCCCAGGAGCCCGGCGGCCGACTGCCCACCACGTGGCCGGTCGCGATGGCCGACGTACCCGTGCTGGACGTGACCCCCGTCGACGGCGAGGTGTCGTACGACGAGGGTGTCCACATCGGGTACCGCGCCTGGCTCCGTGCCGGTACCGAGCCCGCGTACCCGTTCGGGCACGGCCTCGGCTACACCTCGTGGACGATCGACGGGGTGGCCGCGACCCCGACCGTGTCCGAGGGGGATGCGGTCATCGTCACCGCGACGGTCGCGAACACCGGTGCTCGCGCCGGCAAGCACGTCGTGCAGGTCTACGCCTCGAGGGAGTCCTCTGCCGTGGACCGCCCGGTGCGGTGGCTCGTCGGGTTCGCCCCGGTCCGCCTCGGAGCGGGGGAGTCGACCGAGGTCTCGATCGAGGTACCGGCCCGGGCGTTCGCGCACTGGGACGGGGCCTGGCAGTACGAGTCCGGCGCCTTCACGCTGCACGTCGGGTCATCGGTCACCGACGAGTCCGGAACCGCGGCCCTCGAACTGGAGTGA
- a CDS encoding MFS transporter, protein MAKDALTVSDTPTAVAPTHGRGAPLMYTLGMPIAMLGLYIALLPPVLVAMALKVAEIAPDNQAGVLGLALGVGAFAAMVANPLAGRFSDRTAGRLGMRRPWIIGGTVVGFAGLVVVATTTSTVVLVIAWGVTQIAYNATIAALTAVLPDHVTRSQRGRVAALLGLAQNLALVGGTFLVQLFSTSATQMIIPGAIGSILVVLYALVFRDRVLTNRPTSKLGIGQLFGSFVFNPVKHPDLGWAWLTRFLMVAAQYTAVSYLTYFLRDDIGVDSDHVANAVFQGTLWNVVGIVLTSLIAGWLSDKLGRRKLFVAVAGIVGVVGLVIIALAPSLGMVLVGEFVMGAGMGVFYAVDLALITDVLPSDEDNAKDLGVVNIAQALPQSIVPAAAPGVIALTGGYSGFFITGAVVGLLGIASVSRIRGVR, encoded by the coding sequence GTGGCCAAAGACGCCCTGACAGTCAGCGACACCCCGACCGCCGTCGCGCCCACGCACGGCCGAGGGGCCCCGCTCATGTACACGCTCGGCATGCCGATCGCGATGCTCGGCCTGTACATCGCCCTGTTGCCACCGGTGCTGGTCGCCATGGCGCTGAAGGTCGCCGAGATCGCGCCGGACAACCAGGCGGGCGTCCTCGGTCTGGCACTCGGCGTCGGCGCGTTCGCCGCGATGGTCGCCAACCCCCTGGCGGGTCGCTTCAGCGATCGGACGGCCGGGAGGCTCGGCATGCGTCGTCCGTGGATCATCGGTGGCACCGTGGTCGGCTTCGCGGGCCTCGTGGTCGTCGCGACGACCACCTCCACCGTCGTGCTGGTCATCGCGTGGGGCGTCACGCAGATCGCCTACAACGCCACGATCGCCGCCCTGACGGCCGTCCTGCCGGACCACGTCACGCGGTCGCAGCGCGGCCGGGTCGCGGCGCTGCTCGGGCTCGCCCAGAACCTCGCGCTCGTCGGCGGCACCTTCCTCGTGCAGCTCTTCTCGACCTCGGCGACGCAGATGATCATCCCCGGCGCGATCGGGTCGATCCTCGTCGTGCTCTACGCGCTGGTGTTCCGCGACCGCGTGCTCACCAACCGGCCGACGTCGAAGCTCGGCATCGGGCAGCTCTTCGGATCGTTCGTCTTCAACCCCGTGAAGCACCCGGACCTCGGATGGGCCTGGCTCACCCGCTTCCTGATGGTCGCCGCGCAGTACACCGCGGTGAGCTACCTGACGTACTTCCTGCGGGACGACATCGGCGTGGACAGTGACCACGTCGCGAACGCGGTGTTCCAGGGCACGCTGTGGAACGTCGTCGGCATCGTGCTCACCTCGCTCATCGCCGGCTGGCTGTCGGACAAGCTCGGACGCCGCAAGCTGTTCGTCGCGGTCGCCGGCATCGTCGGCGTCGTCGGGCTCGTCATCATCGCGCTCGCGCCGTCCCTGGGCATGGTCCTGGTGGGCGAGTTCGTGATGGGTGCCGGTATGGGCGTCTTCTACGCCGTCGACCTCGCGCTCATCACCGACGTGCTGCCGTCCGACGAGGACAACGCGAAGGACCTCGGCGTCGTCAACATCGCGCAGGCCCTGCCCCAGTCGATCGTGCCCGCGGCGGCTCCGGGCGTCATCGCCCTGACCGGCGGGTACAGCGGATTCTTCATCACCGGTGCCGTCGTCGGTCTGCTCGGGATCGCCTCGGTGTCCCGCATCCGCGGCGTGCGCTGA